The following are encoded together in the Babesia microti strain RI chromosome II, complete genome genome:
- a CDS encoding hypothetical protein (overlaps_old_locusTagID:BBM_II01270), which translates to MYKFYRHCNTYVLIVLILIALQNNLYNCLYTINLQNPALNRKINYYHGPYHHKICYLLRFKPTSTGKFRIKPKTNKSIAKRFKITGSGKLMHKRSGIQHLRSKLKSRQRRRLRRPVVITSNKLRKKYIQAINT; encoded by the coding sequence atgtataaattttatagaCACTGTAACACCTATGTGTTAATAGTGTTAATTCTTATCGcattacaaaataatttatacaattgtcTATACACTATTAACTTGCAGAATCCTGCTTTAAATCGCAAAATTAACTACTACCACGGTCCTTACCACCACAAAATCTGTTATTTGTTGCGCTTCAAGCCCACGTCCACTGGTAAGTTTAGGATCAAACCTAAAACCAACAAATCCATTGCTAAGCGGTTTAAAATCACAGGTTCTGGCAAGTTGATGCACAAGAGGTCGGGTATACAGCACTTGCGCTCTAAGCTAAAGAGTCGGCAAAGGAGGAGGCTAAGACGGCCTGTGGTTATCACTTCAAATAAACTCAGGAAGAAGTATATTCAAGCGATCAACACTTGA
- a CDS encoding WD domain G-beta repeat (overlaps_old_locusTagID:BBM_II01275), with translation MPLQLPIRKRLFVRSDRVKFVDIHPVEPWVLSALYCGHVTIHNHTNQTLVKRIEMSTSPIRCAKFIARKQWIVACGDELRLWVYNYNSLDKVYDIEAHSDYIRYIDIHSTFSYVLTSSDDMTVCLWDYNNNWCKLATFESHMHYVMMVRWNPKESLIFGTCSLDRTIKIWGINPDKFSSSSSISINTANFTLSGHERGVNAFSFFFKMGSPYIVSASDDQSVRIWDYQTKQCLQVLCEHNAGVTCVLAHSNIPLILTGSEDSKLNIWHSAIYRLERTVTYELGRIWCLSQSPSDNYMAIACDEGTIAIELGDETPIASLSKGRVYIAKNFDILSGNIRNGSNEQLCGQNIQISFKSLGSCEFLPQLLTHHPSGRFFTVIGDGEYIIYTAQGMKNKAFGKSNQFVWSSTGDYATYDGTHITIYREFEELYKFKAGFQVIKIFGGHLLGVASSDFIVFFDWNEHILVRRIQGNFNNVFWSDSNTRVALVSNTSCYILKYDHNSFLVSVAANTPQDDEGVPSTFELDTEITERIVSGVWVCDTFIYTTVGLRLYLYTTGVPDPHAYLDRKLYILGYSIETSKIYLIDRDGNVLSYNLTETYLKLNTAMLENNWGLVLDMVAEIPTHLRERISVIVEAMGNIQLAVAITVNASRKFELALSTGDVELCLEQLNGDSYETFYKGALKSPDNSSEVNSPRKSASKMQIEPINIERWKRLGDKALQLGNISIATTCYNTIGDIQSLVLLYIISGNREELAKVSQMALQNGELNYAFHGFYLLGDLDKCIEILLKQNSESAAVIFAATYKPSKLPTLIDSWKAQLIRDGMGNVADAIVDIDKMDEYKYALEVEKVVDESCIYNRTVTNAEALGELLKFDTLSLYVKDDSKSSLDEFKDLLNKCI, from the exons CATAATCACACAAACCAAACCCTCGTCAAACGTATAGAAATGAGCACATCTCCAATACGTTGTGCCAAATTTATAGCCCGCAAACAGTGGATTGTTGCGTGCGGAGATGAGCTTAGGCTATGGGTCTATAATTACAACAGCCTAGACAAGGTATATGATATTGAGGCTCATAGTGATTACATCAGGTACATAGATATACATTCTACATTCAGTTATGTACTGACATCTTCCGATGACATGACCGTTTGTTTGTGggattataataataattggtGCAAATTGGCCACATTTGAATCTCATATGCACTATGTGATGATGGTCAGGTGGAATCCAAAAGAGTCTCTCATTTTTGGTACGTGTTCACTCGATCGTACCATAAAAATTTGGGGAATAAATCCCGATAAATTCAGCAGCTCGTCAAGTATCTCAATTAATACtgcaaattttacactttCAGGGCATGAGAGAGGAGTTAACGCATTTTCATTCTTCTTCAAAATGGGAAGTCCATATATTGTATCTGCCTCCGATGATCAATCTGTGCGTATTTGGGATTACCAAACAAAGCAGTGTTTGCAAGTTTTATGCGAGCACAATGCAGGAGTCACTTGCGTATTAGCTCACTCAAACATCCCTCTAATTCTAACGGGTTCCGAAGACTCCAAATTGAACATCTGGCACTCAGCTATTTATCGATTGGAACGCACTGTTACCTACGAATTAGGCCGAATTTGGTGCTTAAGTCAATCGCCCAGCGATAATTATATGGCCATTGCTTGTGACGAGGGGACCATTGCCATTGAACTTGGCGATGAAACTCCAATAGCATCACTTAGCAAGGGGAGGGTTTATATAGCCAAGAACTTTGATATTCTTAGTGGTAACATACGCAATGGTAGTAATGAGCAATTGTGTGGGCAAAATATACAGATTAGCTTCAAATCACTTGGTTCGTGTGAATTTCTTCCGCAGCTACTTACACACCACCCTAGTGGCCGTTTTTTTACCGTTATCGGGGACGGtgaatatatcatttacacGGCACAG GGTATGAAGAACAAAGCGTTTGGCAAATctaatcaatttgtttggTCATCAACTGGCGATTATGCGACGTATGATGGTACTCATATTACTATTTACCGCGAATTTGAGGAGTTATATAAGTTTAAGGCGGGATTTCAagttatcaaaatatttggtgGTCACCTACTAGGAGTAGCCTCCAGTGACTTTATTGTTTTTTTCGATTGGAATGAACACAT ACTTGTACGGCGAATTCAGGGCAATTTTAACAATGTATTCTGGTCGGATTCCAATACTAGAGTTGCTCTTGTGTCTAATACTTCGTGTTACATACTGAAATATGATCATAATTCCTTTTTGGTATCAGTCGCTGCCAATACGCCTCAGGATGACGAGGGAGTACCATCAACATTTGAGCTGGATACTGAg ATTACAGAACGTATTGTGAGTGGAGTATGGGTTTGTgatacatttatttacacaacAGTTGGTCTGAGACTCTATTTGTACACAACTGGCGTGCCTGATCCGCACGCTTATCTAGATCGTAAACTGTACATTCTCGGCTATTCCATTGAAACAAGCAAGATATATCTTATTGATCGAGATGGAAATGTTCTGTCATACAACCTAACTGAAACTTATTTGAAGTTGAAT aCTGCAATGTTGGAGAATAATTGGGGATTAGTACTTGATATGGTTGCTGAAATACCAACCCATTTACGGGAAAGGATAAGCGTAATAGTTGAAGCTATGGGTAATATACAGCTAGCAGTTGCCATAACGGTAAATGCATCAAGGAAATTTGAATTGGCTTTGAGCACCGGTGATGTTGAGTTA TGTCTGGAACAATTGAATGGTGATTCTTATGAGACATTTTATAAAGGTGCCTTGAAATCACCAGATAATTCATCTGAGGTAAACTCGCCCAGAAAATCCGCGTCTAAAATGCAAATTGAACCCATAAATATTGAAAGGTGGAAGAGACTCGGCGATAAAGCGCTGCAGCTTGGTAATATTTCCATAGCAACCACCTGTTACAATACAATTGGCGATATCCAGTCACTAGTtcttttgtatataatatcag GTAATCGCGAGGAATTGGCTAAAGTATCGCAAATGGCACTGCAGAATGGTGAATTGAACTATGCATTCCATGGATTTTATCTATTGGGCGATTTGGACAAGTGTATCGAAATATTGCTGAAACAAAACAGCGAAAGTGCTGCTGTAATATTTGCTGCCACATACAAGCCTTCAAAATTGCCAACTTTAATTGATAGCTGGAAGGCACAACTTATCAGGGATGGGATGGGCAACGTGGCAGATGCAATTGTTGACATTGATAAAATGGACGAATATAAGTATGCTTTGGAGGTTGAAAAAGTGGTTGATGAGTCATGTATCTATAATAGAACGGTGACTAATGCTGAGGCACTGGGTGAGTTacttaaatttgatacctTGTCACTATATGTAAAAGATGATAGTAAATCTTCGCTCGATGAATTCAAGGATTTGCTCAATAAGTGTATATAG